Proteins co-encoded in one Plasmodium coatneyi strain Hackeri chromosome 7, complete sequence genomic window:
- a CDS encoding Proteasome activator complex subunit 3, whose translation MENILSKVDKIEPFDAKVKEEYNQFKYDVTKQAIESLRERIPKRILYFNTLVNVNAEPGSILDVSDLDTNTYKYTTNQTEENTRKKHKTKDHDVIEKKKDSIEMNKNDIHFEEKKIVIDENVIYTHYVPSHKQISAELEKIKAYSSELIEIIGNIKLWIQLNVPRIEDGNNFGVGIQEEAIQELARVEESAFNLYDAVVKYYMDRAKLSTKVIKYPNVHDYQEAVQELDKKEWIHIKITLIDMRNNYIMLYDLLCKNWEKVVKPKNEDAHHRMTF comes from the coding sequence ATGGAGAACATCCTAAGCAAAGTGGACAAAATAGAGCCGTTCGACGCAAAGGTGAAGGAGGAGTACAACCAGTTCAAGTACGATGTAACGAAGCAAGCAATAGAATCCTTAAGAGAGAGAATCCCCAAAAGGATCCTCTACTTCAACACACTGGTTAATGTAAATGCAGAACCAGGTTCCATCCTAGATGTAAGCGACCTAGATACAAACACATACAAATATACAACAAACCAGACGGAGGAAAATACACGGAAAAAGCATAAGACAAAGGATCACGATGTgattgaaaagaaaaaagactCCAtagaaatgaacaaaaatgacatccattttgaggaaaaaaaaatagtaatagatgaaaatgttatatatacTCATTACGTTCCTTCCCACAAACAAATAAGTGCAGAgcttgaaaaaataaaagcctATTCGTCTGAACTTATCGAAATAATAGGTAATATAAAATTGTGGATTCAGTTGAATGTGCCCAGAATTGAAGATGGGAATAATTTTGGTGTAGGAATTCAAGAGGAAGCTATACAGGAGCTGGCTAGGGTTGAAGAAAGCGCTTTCAACCTTTACGATGCGGTTGTGAAGTACTATATGGATAGAGCGAAATTATCGACCAAAGTTATTAAGTACCCTAATGTGCATGACTACCAGGAAGCTGTCCAGGAGTTAGACAAGAAGGAATGGATTCACATAAAAATTACCCTCATTGATATGCGCAACAATTATATTATGCTTTACGATTTGTTGTGCAAAAATTGGGAGAAGGTTGTCAAGCCCAAAAATGAGGATGCCCATCATAGGATGACTTTCTAG